GCGGCTTAAGACCCCGCCGGATGACTACACAACAATTGCGAGAAATCGCGTTTCTGATTACGAGGAAGAATCTGCGTGCTATTCTTGAGACTCACACAACTTGTGCTCAAAGAAGCAATATCTAAAGATTCGAGTTGACTAACCTGTCAAAATAGCGATGCTCCTTCCCAGGCCGATGTTGTGACCTTCAAGGCCTTCTCTGGCGCCCCTGACGCTGAGAAGTACCCTCACGTTGCTCGCTGGTACAAGCATATTGCTTCTTTCGAGCCTGAGTTCGCCAGCCTCCCTGGTGATGCCTCCAAGGCCTACACTGCCTATGGCCCTGAGAGCACCGAGCTGCCCACCAACCCCAAGGACAAGCCTgctgaggacgacgacgacatgGACCTCTTCGGcagtgacgaggaagaggaggaccCTGAGGTTGTTGCCCAGCGTGAGGCTCGCCTTGCTGAgtacaagaagaaaaaggagggCAAGGCTAAGCCTGCTGCCAAGTCCATTGTGACTCTCGAGGTTAAGCCTTGGGGTATGTTTGACCGTTCATAGTCCCCATTTCTGACGTGAAACTAATTGCGCTCGTTTAGATGATGAGACCAACCTCGATGAGCTCCTCGAGAATGTCAAGGCCATTGAGATCGATGGTCTTGTCTGGGGTGCCTACAAGTGGGTTCCTGTTGGTTTCGGTATCAAGAAGCTTCAGATCAACCTTGTCGTTGAGGACGAGAAGGTTTCTCTGGACGAGCTTCAGCAGCGtattgaggaggatgaggaccaCGTCCAGTCCACCGATATCGTAAGTTTCAACCCCGAATTTGACGGCGACACCATAGATGCTGACATCCCCTCCCAGGCCGCTATGCAGAAGCTGTAAATGAAATGCCCGTTATGAAGACCAACGGTGTGATGATGGAATTTTTATGCGACTTGTAGTGTCATGAAATAACTAGAAGTCGACTGGAGTAGTCGCCAGTCGTTTTGATGAAAATCAAACTCAATGCACAGAATACCCACATTCATCCGTCTCCTGTTGTAGCACAGAACCTGCTAGTAAAGATGAATATAGGGGCATACCTATTGGACCTAAACGTTCTTATTCCACTTTAAATCAGGATACAGTCATGGGGTTTTCAATCCAAAGCTTCAGATGCGCCATACCAACCGCCTTTCATATACCTAGGTACTATAGTCTCAAGCTGCTGATTGACAAAGTAATATTTTGCACCTGGCTTTGCATCTCAATATGAAAACACTCACCAAACCGTGAAATTGCCAGCTCTCCTTTTAACGCCGCTGTACAACCATGGAATcattggcatcatcttcatacGCCAAAATGAACTGTGCTGCTGCAACGAGAAACAGACGTTTCACCCGTAAACAATTACATTTTTGCAGTCCTCCGAAGTTGAATTCTTTTGGGCAGCGCAAACAGCAACCGTTCCTGCTTCATCTCATTAGCAAGGCCTGGGCTGGTCGTTGTTTTTGGCTGCGTTGAGCCATTCTGCTTTGGGATGTGTTAAATCAGAAAAATATAGAAGATACCAGCTTCCGATGTTGGGCTTTCAAAAGGTATCTCTTGCCCATCTGTATCTTCCCTAACTTGTTCAAGGACAGCTCCCTCAATAAATTCAGTAGTCGTTTTTGGGCGGCCTGATCGTTTGCCACCTTCCACATTTCCGGCAGAATACGGAAATCAACTGCTGGAATGTGTCCTCGCTCCCTACCTGTTTTAACCCGATATTGAATGGGTTGACGTGATAGACCAAGGGTTGCCTCGACCACCTTGACGTCAACACCAGTGCTTGGACGCGTATAGTAATCGGACTAAGGCATCTTAGGTGTATGTTCCATTTTAGGCGGTCTCAACAAAGGAGGCAGGCTGGCAAGCAGATATGGTGAATTGCACGAGAGAGTTGCATCGAACGCGAATCTGATGGGGGAAATCAGAAGGGGCTCTAGATTGCTTTTGCTTAGGAATAATGATCGATCGAGCCACTACAGGTCATGAGGCACTGTTTTGAAGACCAGGCGTTTATAGGTATGTCCCCCTAATAATTCTGCTGGTACTATCTACTATGTGAGCTATGGATGTCTTGCCAAGCTTAGGTATGGAGCAATCTGAGTACCAGCGGCCAAAGACTAGAGCCACACCAAAGTGCGTATCATGATCATCCGGTCACCCGTACAAGCTAGTGTCGATAACATCGTACCTCAGTGGGTAGGAACCACCTTACATGGGAGCTGTCTACTCCTAGTCTACACAGGCAAATATCTTCATTTCATCTTTCACACGCACTTGTTGATTGCATTGATTGAACGCCGACCCATCTACAGATCCGACCTGCTTGTGAGAAACTCGCCAATCTGGCCACCATGGGCTTTATATCGCGAATACTTACACTCTTTGGGCTCGTTCTGCTCGCGCATGCGTATGTCATATCTTTCGCACCACCAACTACTCCAGAAGGCTAACTCCCTGAATCTAAATCTGCAGAGGCTACTCCGCCCACGAACACACAGTCCTGTACAGCAATGTGCGTCTTTCCTCGGCCTCCACCGCACTTCCCCACGATATTGTCATCGAGGCCTTGGTCtccctcgtcatcgtctccgCGGGCCTCGTGCTAGGCGCAGAGAAACTCAAGCCGATTAGCTGGAGCGAATGGGCTGGGGAGATTGAGAGGGAAGGCGGCGCCAGGAATCCTTATCTGCGGCTGGAAGAGCGATACAGTTTCTGGGATATTAGGGTGAGCTGACTTTCCCTTTTGGAGTCAAGTTTGACCTGGGCTGATTCAGGACTAggcgaagaggaaggaaTTCGCCGAATGGGTTCGGGGGAATGATGCCTTGGAGGAGGCAAAATGAGGAGAATCAATATCTTGGGATGAGGGTATGTGATGGTACATTGATAGATCGCCTCGATTATAATGGATGACGGCATCTACGTCAGCATCATGAACGTTTTCTGCGCTATCCCTAGTATATCCGAACGCACTCCATGATCAGGTTCGATAAGTTCCGGCGTATGCTCACAAGCGTTTTTCCGAGAACTGGTCACACACTACGGCTTTGATGATAGTTTAGGATGCTATGAAGACCATCTCAACGATGAGATGAAATGAGGTACAGACCGTTACATGAACGTATACTTCATGGCTTGCCAGGGTCTATGCAGTAGGCGAACTCTTCGCTTATGGGGCCATCAATGATAGCCGACGCACCACTAATCTAGCTGGCAAGTCGGAGAAGTGGACCGTGAGAGTCAGTCATGAGTCAGATCTAGACAACCTATGCTCCGCGCAGCCATGCGCTAGTGGCAAGCCGCCTGCAAAGGGGACTTgattcaatatcatcattgCGAGGACTGGCTTAAGGGTCATAAACGGAACATTTCGTCGAGTTCTCCTATGATTATGGTGTTTTCGTACAGAATGTATCATAGGCAGGCACTGTCTCATCAGTATCGGCTGATCCATGGAGGCAGAGCGTCATTCATGTGTAGAATGTTGGAGAGCAATGCTATGTCTAATCATGAGCAGGAAGGGACATcatatccttcttcttggcaCCCAGAGATGCGCATTGTGGTGGCTGCGGATCAATATCACACGTTGGCTTGCATCCGCCAAGTTGACGACAGCCTAGCTACCATGTGGAGAATCTTGGGCGGATGGTTTGCATACGCTCCATACATTGGTTCGTCTGTTTTTGGGTGAGCACGGATTGATGTTCTGGCGTCTGATCCGTTCGAGTGGAAGCCTGGAGATCGATACCGGGATGGTCTATGTCGATGCTTGCGAACATTCATGGTGCAAATTGCCGCATCTAGGTAAAGAAGACGGACACAGGAACAACTGAGCGTTCATCTTTCTGGCTACCCAGAGTTTCTGGACTTATAATTCGTCCAGCACCAAGGGAAATGATTTCTGGAGCTCGTGGAGGCTAGTGGTATGTTTATCTGTCAACTCTCCGCTGTAACAGATAATGCGTGCTGCACTGCTACGCCTGCATCTTAGCCTTTATCCCTGTGCAGGATGTGGAGAGAGTCTTAGCATCCAGTAGTATCAATCATCCCAAGACGCATTGGCCACGATTCAGACGTGACTAATCCTCAATGACAGAGGGTATGGAATTGATGATATGGATCTATTAGCCCTTCCAGGTTATCAGTTGATTGTGGCGGAATCATGGAGTGATACACTGAATAACATACCTCGCGTGTTTTTCTAGACTGGTTATTCTGTGTGATTATACCTAAGTTCTCAGAGTCCATGTAGTTGTCATCTTTGCCCGGACGTTCCAATTATGCCTTTCTCTCAGtttcctcctcattctccaaGTATTAGGGATCATTTCTTGGAACATGCCCTATTCGAAGGCTTTAAGAGCACTGATTGTTCCATGAATAGTGGAGCACCATGCCATTGCTTTGGCCCTTAACGTGCTTGTTGAATCGAATATCACCCAGATATACCTTACTATACTGGCGCCCTTGTCAGACGCCTGTTACCTTGCCCTgatattaataatattaggTGTATGCTTGTGCCGCTGGCGACCATCTCTAGGAGTGATTACCGTATTTCTGCTCTTGACAGCGGATTCTGTCTCTGAGTTCGAAACGGATAGAAAAGTCCAAGAATGGAGAGGGAGTCATTGTAAATGTTGCTTGTTTAAGTTTGTGGCTTACTCTTGAACCTGGGAATTTGCACAAGTCGAGCCACTTCATGCATCACGCGTGGAGGTTTTGGGATCGCTGTATTCAAAAGGGACACCCTATTCAACCCGAAAATCCCAGTTAGAAATCTGACCTCCAGAATTGCCCGAATCTCCTTTTCAGATCTGGATCTCACGACCCCGTCGGTCATCGTTGTGTATGAAATACTAGTGAATGTAGGCGTGGATCTGGCGTGGCTGACCACACACTCAGATCAAGAGGCTCCCAGCACAGAGATCGGCTCTTGTAAACAAACAAGATTGATATTTACTGTCACCTCATCGGCTGGTATCTGGTACAATTCGGATCTTTTTTGACGCGAGAAGGAGATCTATGAATTGCCGGCCTGCGGCCAATTTGTCCCAGAAATCCAAAGAGCTGGGTCTGGCTATTGACGATCAGGTGGTGGTGTGTTTTCCTGGCGAGATCACGATGAACTTTTGCTTGTACAACAAGATGGATAGAGATATCTAGGAGCAAATTTGGTCAGTGTCGTTCCATTTATCCCAAGGAGTTGGATGAACGCCTGTTATACACTGTCTTAATTTTGAAAGTTCTGGAAATCCAGGACAAGTTTTGCCCCGCACACTGAATAGAAGGCCACTGATCAGAACAACGGAAATCATAGGAACAGCCAGGTCCCCATTCTTAGGTCTATGGCCATTAATAGTCTCTGTACAGTCTAATTGCATTGATGAAGGGTTGAAGAGCAGCTTTTCACGCCACATGAGCAGAATCCCTAGGCATAAGCCCGGGGGATTTCGTAGACTGGAGGAGGGCGGTAAGCATGATCAGGTAAAGCAGTGAGTAGGGGAAGAAGCAGTCTCAGATAGCTAGGTAGATAGCTAGGTAGATGCGTCTATTATGTTAGGCAGTAAGAGTCATAAGTTTGATGTGTATTCACTACTCTCTGGTGGCCGATCTCAAGTGAATGCATTTTATTCATAGGGATAACATTATTTCTGCTCAGTCTGTGAAGGTCCTACTCAATTATTAATAGCTAACAAGCCTCCATATTATTATCATAGTTCAGCTAACAAACAGTCAGAGGAAAGACTTGCTTCGACATAATCTCcctatatctatatatagataaCAAGGTAATGAATGAGAGACAGATCACGTCTCTTTCTACATGCTTGCACTCGACTGTTCTATTCCATGGTTAGCTCAGTGGGTCAGGATACCATAAGTGGAAGTAGTAGTATTTGCATGAGACTCACAAGTAACACTCAACTACCCTCTTGACTACGTCTTCGTTGGAACTAGGTCGTGCAGAGGCCATCCAAGACTAAGTCGCGGGTTCTTTCAACAGCCTTGGGATGAAAGAACCCCCTGGCACATGGATGTTCCAATGTCTGCCAGATAGACCACGGCAGTTGACCTATTTTGCTTCCAAGTGCACGCTTAGACTAGAGAACCCAAACGGCAGTGTTTATAGCGGTGCTGGGATGATTTCGGTTCAAGATGCTGGGTAAGGGAGCTACTGAATCTGCCATGGTGTAAAGATCCGCGTTACTGGAGATTTAAACCACCTTTAAATAGGGGCCTTGGCGAACTGACAACGAAGGTCTGGGACTTTGGATAGCATGTGCCACAAGATTCGACAATCCTAATAGCGGTCGAGTACATGAGCCCACAATGACGGAGGAGAACTGGCCATTGGTGCTGAGCAAGAAATTGTCCGCGCACATGACCCAGCCGAACCAGAGTAGTTCATCTAtagcagatgatgcagaatGAAAGTTAGCCTCGCGTATGACCATCAAATAGAATTGAGAAGCAGGAATGCATCAACAATTCAACATATTTGGAACCACGCGGGGCGCACATGGGATAGGCAAAGTCCACAATTTAGAGACCTGGTTCCAGGCCATCGAAATCAATGGAAACATGGCCAATGGAGTGGCAAGAGTGGACTCTAGACCTTGCACACCAAGAAAGGGATAAAGGGAAATTTCCCGTTGTCACCATTGCAGACAAAGTCTGAAACCTACTGTCCGACAAGAATGTTCCAGATTAGGCGATTTGGCAGAATTTAGCCTCGCAGCTGGAAATTATAACTTTGAAGAATCTTGTGATATAATGTCTTTGATTTGAGGCACATAGATTTCAAGTACCACAAAATACCTGAGAAGTTGCAATTGTTATGATCAAGTAAGTATTTGGCTATCCATATGGAGTGCCTCTCTAATTTCAATTGTTTATGGTGGAGTAGCAGAAATCTACCCCAGAAATAGATGTTGGGCCTAGACTAGTCTTACCCACAAACGTACAGCAGACGGCTAGTCTTACTGTCATACCACTCTGCGACAGTTATAAAAGGACTGTAAAGGAAATACCTCCTGACTTGACCGAAGATTTCTTCCATTGACTTGAGACTCATAATTCAGTTTGAAGGGTCAAAATCATAAATGAACAAGGGCTGTGATTGTACCTAGTAGTAGAAAAGCCCAGAAGTAGCTCCATTCTTTTACTTCCCTTGCATCAGCCAATTATTGGTCACTGTGGTTTAGTTGTCCAAGGGGATGTCCAGGTCAACAACAATTGTTATTTGATTGAAGCTACTCTTGGATGAGCTGATCTATAGAAGACAAGAACACCTTGGGTTGTCATCTCAGATGACAACAATCAAAGGACAGAGACGCTAGTTGCTTTTTTGTGTAGAGTATTCACTCAGTATAGTCACTGATTTATTTAAAAATAAATTCTGATTCGATATTATGACTGCACTCGCGGACACCGACTCCACTTGGGCAAAGCGTTGCCAAGCTGATGGAGGCATACGTACTCTGGACACGCATACCCGCACATACACATGAAAGATCAATTCCTTTTCGTGTGAGATAAAAGGGTTATCCGCACTGTTGCTCAGAGCAATCAGTAGACTGTACTCTGTCTAAGCATCTGATGCCATTTGCATAGCATCTGACATCAATGTCAACGGGTGACTAGACCGCGTATGTCATACGTGGACTATGGTCACGAGCCTCACAGCGAACTTACGAACGTTTTCAGGTGCGCAAGTTAACTTAGATAATAGTACGGTTAGTCAGCTCATGTCGCACAGCTGGGAATCTCACCATTGCAGAGTTCAGTCGGCTGATTGTGGCTTCGGTTGAGCGAGTATGCACAGTATGCGGCGAAGAGCATTTTGTGTTACTATTCTTTTCAGTTTTCAGTCCCTCGGCTGCGGACAACTGCATCAACAAATAACAATTTCATGATATGAGAAACTAGGGATTGTGCCTGATTTTAGCCGAGTATACTGCAGAGACAGGACTCGGTGCGAGGTAGGGCTTGTCttgatggtgctgtggatcaaataataataagatccAAACACGAATCATCTCTGGAGGTGAAGAATTAATTAGATGACGATGTGATTAATATTCGAGCAAGGGACAAGCCAACAAACACAATGAGGAAATGATAACCACGATGAAATGAATAATAATCAGAGTCAGACAGTCCGAGTTGACAAAGACCTGTCTCATTCAGGGATCTGCAGCGTTGCAGTCTCATTGGATGATGGGCGCCAGCAGTGCCAAAGATAGCAGCAGCATACGCAATCTTTTACAGCCACTCCGCCTTTTTTCATCCCGTCAAAGTCTTGACCACAGGGATTCACCTCTTATTTGGAGCTACGTATGTCGCAATGCAGGGCTTAGTCTAGGCTCTCCAACTTAGGAAGTGTCTCTCCTTCCCGCGCCCTACGGGCCTACTGACTGGTCGAGAAGATGCCAGAAGCGGATCGAGATGCGGTGGCCCTCCTAGTCTGGTGGGTCCTATCCATCCTGCGGCCATTAATATTACTATGAGTCTGTGAATCCCAGACAGGGCTGATGGCCGATGGCGACTGGCTGTGGCTGATTGTTTCTATTGTTGTGATCCCTCCTGCATGGGCTTGCCTGGCAGCCTGGTCTGATGTGTCTATTTAAATGACCCTGCGCACCGGAGGTATCTGGGTCTGGTTGTTTACCTGAAATTCAAGTTCCCATCATCCACGCTCGTTACCCATACACAAACGTACCAGCTACAATCTTCGATCAAGTACACTCGCTTCGGGTCATCTATCAAACAACCACTCCAAGATGCGTTCTTCCGTCGTCCTCCTTGCCCTCTCGGCCCTTGCCGCCGCTCAGTCTTCTAGCCCTGTGGTACGTGACGATCGCTTCCATTTGAACTGCGCTTCAGACCATACTAACATCCTACAGGAAGCTCAGACTACAGGTGTCACTGTCATCGGTCCTGAGGTTAGCGCTACCGAGGTTAGCGGTACTGCTGCTACCACTACTTCCATCAGCTCCACCACCTCTCAGCCTGTGATCCCAACTGCTCCTACCGTCATTGGATCCAGCGGCgttccctcttccttctccaccgTTCCTTCTAGCAGCGGCGTCAAGAGCTCTACCAAGACTGCCTCGACCGCAACTGCCACCGAGACCACATCCGAGTCCACCTCTACCACCAGGTCCAGCGCCTCCTCTACCCGgtccagcaccagcagcacgACCTCCAACGCTGCCATGCCCATGGCGACCGGCTCTCTTGGCCTGTCCGTCATGGCTGGTGCTGCACTGGCTGCCTTCCTGTAAACAGATCTACCGCTGGTCTGCTGCTTTTGTTGAATACCCTCTCATTTCGCGCGTGTCCGATCCTAGTGGCCAGTCGTTAAATAGAGCAATGCACCTTTCATGAAACACAAATGGGCTAATTTTCTTTACGTGGTTAAGTCGATGGAATTGTCATCATGGATTGCTTTTACCGCTTGTCGAAATGCATCAGGCGGCGTATATAAGATTATCTTCTAGTTGAATTAATACTAATATCTGATCTTGATTTATCAGCCGCAAACTAACATGCCTCGATAGAGAAACACGTAGAATATGATATAAACCGCATAGAGATTGTTGTTGTCATTGCCGAATCATAAACCGACCCGACCTTAGTGCAGTAGACAACTGCTAGACCAGGAAACATATACAGTACTAAGTATTTATGTCTTATCATCATAATAACCCAAATTCCTGCCACTGGAACTCAATCTATTCGTTGAGCGGGTTAATCAATAGTGAAGTTCTACCATGAGGTTAGGACGTTCTTTTATCAATATACAGGACTTCCATCGAGTATTATCAGTGTCCAAGTCGCAGTCAACGTGCTGTTTGAAGAATCTCCAATTCCCTCTCCCATCCCAGACCATATTTCTCCGACTCCCACCGTCAAGTCTGGAGCCGACATCTCTTTTCTCGTTTGTTCCCATGCATCGCCGTCCAAGATACTCTTGGAAAACTGGTATAGTCACTTTATGGTTTCGCTTTGCTGACCCCCTCTTACACTGGACCCATAACACTGGACCCATATCCTGTCCTTGAGCTACAGGTTCCAGGACACTCAGGCCCAGTAGCAACTGTCGCGTCCATGTCCCAGAGGTGGACGATTGAGAGATTTGCCATACGAACGACCCTATTAGATAGCATGGGAGTGGTTTGAACTCTGTTTCATTGTTGTCCTCTGGATCAATGACAAGGCCTTGTTGGTTCGTGCTATTGTAGGGACTTTAACCTGTCCAATGGATAGTCGGGTCCTCCCTTCGTTGCACCGCACCCCGTTTGTCTAGGTGCTAGTAAGCTATCCCTTCAGCGAATTGCAGGGGAAGCTGTACGTATGTGGTATTCCATGCAAATGATGTAATAGAGCTTTGTTTCCTGTGAATATGAATCGTATGCCCTTGAGGAGGTTTATTAAGATGAATTCTCACCCCTCGAACTGAAGCCAGGAGGCTGAATCTTATACCTATTGACTGGGTTATGTCCTGCGCCATGTGTTAAATGCCTGGACTTCGGAAAGTATTGTGTATGGGGTAGATCGCATGTGTCCTGCATAAATGCTTTCATGATTTTCCAGTCAGTTTTATGGTTTGGGTTTCCTGCACCGTCTGCGTTATATCTCAGGGAGTAAGGTAGGTTCCGGTTCTGCATGACAAGCACAACCCTGTTGATTTAGGGGCTGGGTCTATAAAGGGTTGCCGGATATTGATACGGGGTATACTCTGCCCCGATCTTCACAACCTTGCCCCTGTCAAACAAGGGCTGTTTCACATCGAATACACTGACTCCTTGGCCTCCGAATGTCGTTTTACTACCCGATTATTGTTCTTCAAGTGGTTTGCATAGAAGGTAAGAAATTGTCAGTTTGCTTTAATTGTACAGCAGCCGAAAGCGTGGCTCGGACGTGAAGCATCTGCAGgcagagcagaagaaaacaaaacACGACTGCCTTTTGTCTGGCTCCTGTCAACTCCTTCTGCATGGCATTATTTCCGTTATTTCTTGCCCAAAACTCTGCAGTGGGAATGGCACGCAAAGCTCGCTGATAGTGGTACTGGTGTAACAGATCTTTCTCTCTGGTTCTGCTACAATCTGGTCCAGTTATTATGGTGTATAGCCGTTGTTGTTCCGAGTTCCCTCTATGAGGGACGTATGGGAGCATAACCCACCCCCATTCAGAGGATGATGTTGACCATAGGAACTCAGGAAATCTGTACATTTTCCTCCTTAGAGAGCATCGGCCAAGAAATGCAGGAAAAGCACGCCttgaggacaaggacaaaAATCCAAAACTTGGTAAATTCCTCAGGTAGAGGAATAGGTCGATGTGCTAGTACAAAAGTATGAGTGATAGCTATAATCTCAGGGAATGGTAAAATGAAAGGAAGATGGGAGGGGATGATTCAGGATTGAGTAAACTAGGATGAGTCGTGCTGTCGCACTCAAAGAGCCAAGTATTCGAATGATAGGATCTAGATATTTTCCTAGAATATCAGTCCTCTAATGTGGTGAGGTCGAGGGTGTTCGTGGCCGTCTTACTGAGCTTGGAAAACCGGATCTAAGGCGCCGTAGAGCATTGCTTGACTCAGTTGTAAATCTGCATCCTTGTATAACTGGGGGCTTGAGCCAGTGGCGCTTGTAAATCGTGCGCGGATCTACTTCAGGGGTACTTAGAGATGCCCTCATCGCCAATGATCTCGTCATGTCTCGGCCACTAGGCGATGACAGACTACAAAATACGGATCTGGCTGCGGGAGATTGTCGCACTTTCACCGATTGAGACCTGACGGCGAAATCAAAGGTGAGCTCCTCAAAGTGACAGGAAAATCCTTTGAGAGTCTTTAAGGCGTAAGCACTCTGCTCCTCCTATTCTGAAAGCCAGATCTTCACCGTCCCGGGGTCCGTCCCACTGTGGTTTGTATTTGACGTTGGGAGATGTGTCACCATTTCTCGTTGTGCAAGATCATCTACCAATCGAAAGGATAGTCGAAGTCTTTCCTAAAATGTCTCGACTAGCGACTGTAAAAGGGACGTGCAGAGAGCACCACAATAAAAAGTACTCAGCAAAGATGAGGTATAGCTCTGTTCTTCGTCTGCTGCGTCCATTTGGGCTGGTCCGTGTGTCGTCCGGCCTAATTTTAACTCGTGCACCGAAGTTGGGGAGCCATTTATTGCTTTGTCCGTGTGCTTGACTTTGTTAATAACCGGGTTGAAAGCCTGTACGTCGGACAGCTTTGTATGTGTGGCAGCTGTCCCGAAAAAGTCATGTTTGGTATGGCTGCTTGAAAGGTTGCCCATATTGCTAGGGAAGATTGATTGGAAACAAGAATGTGGCGTGCAAAGATGACTGTGCTTTTTATCCAGGCCCAAAAAATGATGCTTTTGCTATGGAACAACAACTCTGTTGATGGTGTGACCTTTCTCTTGCTGGTTCCAGGCGAACTCTCTGACTTGAACGCACGGGTGTCACAACAAGCGCCTTGTTGATCTCTGTGGGACTTGTCATGACCATCTAGACAGACCAGGAACTATTTTCTGACAACTAAGAATCCGATGAAACTTGACATAATTCTGATATTATGACATGGAGATACTGACTGCTGAAATTGTCATTGTCGCAGGCATCAGACCAAATGCATCCGCTTGTACATATTGCCCAACTGGCCGCAACGCCTGGGATCTGAGAGCAGGGAAAGCAGGCAGCGAGGATTTTCAGATGAAGAGCCCTGTCCTTATAATCCAGAGCGATTACACAACTCTAAAGGGGGTCGACGACCAGTGTACGCGTTTGTAGGATGAGAGTGCTTGACTGACCTTGTGCATTagtttcttctctttcaaaTGGCCAGATTTTACCATAAAGTTTGATTATATTGGAGAATCGGTGAATGTGAGGGCACATCCGACGTGGGTAGGCTCTACAGTGAATGTCAGAAAGAGTATGGATGTGGCTCTGTCAATGAATGC
The DNA window shown above is from Aspergillus fumigatus Af293 chromosome 1, whole genome shotgun sequence and carries:
- a CDS encoding translation elongation factor 1 subunit beta, translated to MGFTDFVSEAGLTLANNYLASRSYVVGDAPSQADVVTFKAFSGAPDAEKYPHVARWYKHIASFEPEFASLPGDASKAYTAYGPESTELPTNPKDKPAEDDDDMDLFGSDEEEEDPEVVAQREARLAEYKKKKEGKAKPAAKSIVTLEVKPWDDETNLDELLENVKAIEIDGLVWGAYKWVPVGFGIKKLQINLVVEDEKVSLDELQQRIEEDEDHVQSTDIAAMQKL
- a CDS encoding membrane magnesium transporter family protein, which gives rise to MIIRSPVQASVDNIVPQWVGTTLHGSCLLLVYTGKYLHFIFHTHLLIALIERRPIYRSDLLVRNSPIWPPWALYREYLHSLGSFCSRMRYSAHEHTVLYSNVRLSSASTALPHDIVIEALVSLVIVSAGLVLGAEKLKPISWSEWAGEIEREGGARNPYLRLEERYSFWDIRAKRKEFAEWVRGNDALEEAK
- a CDS encoding putative GPI anchored protein; this encodes MRSSVVLLALSALAAAQSSSPVEAQTTGVTVIGPEVSATEVSGTAATTTSISSTTSQPVIPTAPTVIGSSGVPSSFSTVPSSSGVKSSTKTASTATATETTSESTSTTRSSASSTRSSTSSTTSNAAMPMATGSLGLSVMAGAALAAFL